A region of the Rhodothermia bacterium genome:
ATCAGCATTATAGACCGCATAGTCCCCAGCTTCTTGATTTTGGTGAATGCGGTATTTGCTGTGTGCATAACGCTCAAATTGGTATTGATAGCGATCTAAGTGATCGGGTGTGATGTTGAGCATTACACTGACTTTTGGCCTGAACCGATCAATATGATCCAATTGGAAACTGGAAACTTCCAGAATTACCGTTTGGGTTTCGTCTAATTGATCGGCCATATCCGAAAAGGGAACGCCTATATTTCCCCCCACAAAGGGTCGTCTGCCTGCCTTTTCAAACACATAACCCGTAAGGGTAGTGGTGGTTGTTTTACCGTTGGTTCCGGTGATAGCAACGATGGGGGCTTTACAAAACCACGAAGCCACCTCGATCTCGGAGTAAACGGCAAGTCCTTTTTCAAGGGCCTTTTGGACCAGCGGGGCAGTTGTGGGAACGCCGGGGCTGATCACTACCCAGTCGGCGGCAAGTGCCCGTTCGGAATGTCCTCCAAACTCGGAAGCGATGCCCATACCTGCCAAAGATTTTGTCAGACCTTGGGTATCGGCACTGCGATCGGTCAAAAAGACATTGGCGTCATGTCGTGCCAACAATCTTGCAACCGAAAGTCCACTTCGTGCAGCTCCTATAACGGTAATATTTTTATGGGCAACATTCATCTCGTTGGGTTTCGGTGGTTAACGGATGCGTAGGGTGAGCAAACTCATAATAACCGAGATGGCCGTAATGATCCAAAAGCGGGTGACGATTTTTGTTTCCTTAAGTCCCATTGCCTCAAAGTGGTGGTGCAGGGGGGCCATTTTGAAAATACGCCGTCCTTCGCCATACCGCTTTTTCGTGTATTTGAAGTAAGAGGTTTGTAGGATAACCGAAATGGTTTCCATAAAGAACACACTACACAATAGCGGGAGCAGAAGCTCGGTTTTAACCATCAAGGCCAAGGTTGCAATGGCCGCTCCGAGGGCAAGGGAGCCGGTATCGCCCATAAAAACTTGGGCAGGATGGCTATTGTACCACAGGAAACCCATACAAGCTGCCGCCAATGCTGCCGCAAATACGGTGAGTTCACCCGCCCCTGGAAGGTGTAGAATGCCCAAAAAATTAGCATATTTGGCATTTCCGGCAACATAACTAAAGACCACCAAGCCGGCCGCAACAAAAGCACTCACTCCGCCGGCCAAGCCATCCAATCCGTCAGTCAGGTTTACGGCATTGGAGACGGCCATCATGATAAAGACGACGACGCCCAGATAGACCAACCACCCCATGTCAAACCCCAAAGTTGCCGCCAAGGTGTCGGGGAAATAATCGAAAACACGATCTTTTACAAAGGGTAAGTTGGTAATCGTCTGCACATTTTCGTTCGATTTTTCGAATGGATTGTGGAAGTACAAAACATATCCCACCACCAAGCCGATGCTAAATTGTCCTGCCAGCTTGGTACGTCCGGCAAGACCCGCTTTATTTTTCTTTACAATCTTGATGTAGTCATCAGCAAAGCCAAATCCACCCATCCAAAGGGTTGCAAGCATTGCCAAAATAATCCCCATTTCGGCG
Encoded here:
- a CDS encoding phospho-N-acetylmuramoyl-pentapeptide-transferase; translated protein: MLYYFLIWLEQTYQPPGFQMFHFITVRVALAAVTALLISLLFGKRMIGWLQQRQFGETVRSGVDAGAVDHSHKRGTPSMGGIIILASVLGATLLWGAIAEMGIILAMLATLWMGGFGFADDYIKIVKKNKAGLAGRTKLAGQFSIGLVVGYVLYFHNPFEKSNENVQTITNLPFVKDRVFDYFPDTLAATLGFDMGWLVYLGVVVFIMMAVSNAVNLTDGLDGLAGGVSAFVAAGLVVFSYVAGNAKYANFLGILHLPGAGELTVFAAALAAACMGFLWYNSHPAQVFMGDTGSLALGAAIATLALMVKTELLLPLLCSVFFMETISVILQTSYFKYTKKRYGEGRRIFKMAPLHHHFEAMGLKETKIVTRFWIITAISVIMSLLTLRIR